The following is a genomic window from Sciurus carolinensis chromosome 3, mSciCar1.2, whole genome shotgun sequence.
AACCGATCCATGGGGACAATGTCCATGAGGACCTGGAAGGTGAGGATGCCAATGCCACACATGGACACGCTGTACACCAGGCAGTAGCCCACCAGCACCCAGAAGTCAGCAGACACCGTGCACACCAGGTTGGTGAGCCCGTTGAGCAGGACTGCCAGGCTGAACAGGTACTTGCGGCAGCTGGCAAATCTCTGCCGGCCTACCACCAGCCCCGCCACGGGCCTCAGGAAGATGTTGCAAAAACCAAAGATGGAAACGAGCAGGGCTGCCCTGTCCTCTGCCACCCCATGCCACCTGGCATATGGCACCAGGAAGATATGTGGCAACAAGAAGCCCAAGCTCATCCACGTCACACCCAGTGTGTACACGCAGTAGCCCATGTTGTGCCACAAGATGTCAAAGGCCAGGTGGTGCCGGACGACCAAACCACACGTTGCCAAGCAGCCATGGGCAGGTGTCTTCGAAGGTGGGGAGGGATCTTCTCCAGTCTCAGGGGATGTGTTGGTGGCCACCGGCCTCAGGACGGCTCCACAGACACAGCAATGGAGAAAGATCCCGCCGAAGACAAGGAAGGTGCCCCTCCAGCCCAGGTCTTCCAGGAGGTAGTTGGCAAATGGTGGCCAGAGGGTGACGCCCAGGGAGACACCCATGGAGGCCAGCGCATTGGCCAGCACCCGCCGGCGGATGAAATAAAAGCCCAGCATCGTGATGCTTGACTGGAAGCTGAAGCACATGCCCAGGCCTGCAGTGTGAGGGGAAGACAAACTCAGGGGTGTTCGGGGCCTTCCACCTGTGTCTGGAGTGGCCACGTCCCACGTCTGCCTCCTTCGGTCCTAGCCCATACTTACTTCCAAGTTCCCATAAATTCCCACGGTCTGCCAGCCTCGCCACCTCCCTGTAAGCACCCCACCCCTCAGGTCTGCCCTCCCTGGGCTGCAGGGGGCACCCACTTCTCCTCAGGACAGCACCAGAATGACCTTTTAAAATCTCACTTAACACCTGCCAAAGACTTCCAGTCACACTtgaaaaatatccagaatatttactATGCCCCGGAAGGCTCTGTGCAGTCTGGCTCTGGCTCACCTCTGGGATGCCACCTCAGGCACTCCCTGTCACTGGCCAGGATCAAGCCCCATcggtttctttctcttcctctgcttacCAAGTTGCCCCTACCTGAGAGCGTTTGCATTGCCATCCCCTCTGCCTGGCACGGTCTCCACTCAGCTTTCCACCCCCGTCCAGCCCAGACGCCACTTCCCCAGGGGCCTTCCTGCCCCCCCCACCTGCTCTGCTCCTGCACAAGGCGACACGTGACTCCTGGCCACTAGTGGGCCCTTGGGCAGCTCCTACTAACATTACAGGCTCCCTTGGTCATTCAGTCACCCGCCCACCCTAGGTGACCATCTGGACCTCTTCTTTCTCTGCAGCTCCTGCCCAGCCTCACACTCAGCCGGCCCTCTGGGATTGTCCCACCGACACTGTCGGAGGCGGATCCTCCACTTCTGCCTCACGGCCTGTCCCCTCAGACCAACAATCCCCCTCTCTCCTGCAACATCCTTTCCCCTCATCTTTACTAGATCATTCTCCTTTATTGTATTTCTCctattcaaacaaacaaacaaacccttttGACATCACAACTCCTTCTGGGTACTAGCCCCTTTCCTTGGTCCCTTTACATAGAAAGGTTGGGGaaggaactgggggtgtagctcagtagtagagaaacctttcttctttataagttgattatctcaggtatttgttatagtaacagaaagctgactcaaatgtcaccttttctCTGAGGCCCTCCCTGACTACCCTGGCAAGAATAGCAAACTCTCCCTGCCTGGTTTTATTTCCTGGACTGGGTATGCTAGATATTTATCTCTTGACTTGTTCCACATTTGCCCACACCCACCCGGGGCCATGGTGCTTTCGCATCTTCCATCCAATCTTCACACAAACTGTGGAGATTAGGAACAGCTAAGCATTCTTATGTATCTCTCCATCGTCCACCTCCCTCAGTGGACTGAAAGCAGTTTCAGAGAATTCAGAGGCTTGTCCTTCCTACCCACACTTGCCTGCCACTTTAGAGAGAAGGACAGTTACCTGTGATCATTCCTGCTGTAAGGTAGAGCTGGCTGAGGGAACGGGAGAAGGAGctggccaccatgcccaggctGGCCAACAGCCCCCCCAGCATCATAGTCACTCTGCAGCCAAAGCGTCCCACTAGGATGCCGCACAAGGGTCCTGTGGGGAGGAGACAGTCAAACAGATGGCAGCTAACGAGAAGGCCTGGAGTCGaggggagctggggctggggaggggggttTCAGCAGGAACTAACCAACTGGCTTACGGCGCACCTGCCCTGGCATCTACCCACCCAGCCACAGACTGGCAGTGTGGCCCACACTAATCTTGGTCctgctctgtgcctcaatttcttccCCTACGGAATGAGGGTCAGACTGGATGATGCCTAACCCCTGTGAGGATCCCCGGGGCAGACCCAGGCCATGCACTATGCTGCCCTGAGATCAGTTCTGTTGATCAGTTGAAACAGGACTGGTTGATGATCAGTCCTTGCTTGGGGTCTGTCTAGAGGTGGTATCCAGGGACATCTAAACCATGGTGAGCACTTCCAATCCCCGCTTCTACCCTGCCCCCAATCCTCTGGGAGTCTGGTCATCCTCTCTCCACCTTCCAACCCATGCAGTTGGGTGGGGCCCTGGACCACCCTGTATCTCCTTGCTCTGGTCTGGAGTGCTCTGGAGAAAATCAGGTTAGGTACCTTTTCCCCTCTCCCGTCACCTCCAGCTACCATCAAAATCCACTCCTAgggttaggggtgtagctcaggggcagagagtgtgcttagcatgcacaatgcccttggttcaatcaaaaccaaaaaaacacccCCAAGTCCACACCTAGACATTTTAGCCCTATGTGGAGAGGGGCCTGCCCAACCTATTCCagtggttttctttgtttctttttttggcagtactggagattgaaccagagggtgctctaccacttagctagattcttatccttttttattttttgaaaatttgaaatggagtctctctaagttgctgaggctgggcttgaagttgcaattctcctgtctcagcctcccaaattgctggaattgtAGGTGTGAGTCACCACACCAAACCCCAGagacttttctgtttgtttgtttaccagCCCACACCATGCCAAGCAGAAAGCAGCCAGTAGAACCATCTGCTCCTGGGTGAAGGATATGGTTACCTACCTGTCCTCTCACCCCACCCTAAACTCCTTCCATGACCTGACCCTGCTGGCCAAAAGGGCCGGCCAAAAAtaactcctcccatgacctggc
Proteins encoded in this region:
- the Slc16a5 gene encoding monocarboxylate transporter 6 isoform X1, with product MPGALERADGSWAWVVLLASLVTHALTLAFPTCIGVFFTDLQHDFQASNSETSWFPSILMAMLHAGGPLCGILVGRFGCRVTMMLGGLLASLGMVASSFSRSLSQLYLTAGMITGLGMCFSFQSSITMLGFYFIRRRVLANALASMGVSLGVTLWPPFANYLLEDLGWRGTFLVFGGIFLHCCVCGAVLRPVATNTSPETGEDPSPPSKTPAHGCLATCGLVVRHHLAFDILWHNMGYCVYTLGVTWMSLGFLLPHIFLVPYARWHGVAEDRAALLVSIFGFCNIFLRPVAGLVVGRQRFASCRKYLFSLAVLLNGLTNLVCTVSADFWVLVGYCLVYSVSMCGIGILTFQVLMDIVPMDRFPNALGLFTILTGIASLISPPLAGFLLDTSNNFSYVFFMSSFFLISSALFMGGSFYSLQKKQQQGREAKAKGTISEATPVKGPTLEDKDGHKKHLCPEVMYVTSV
- the Slc16a5 gene encoding monocarboxylate transporter 6 isoform X3; this translates as MAMLHAGGPLCGILVGRFGCRVTMMLGGLLASLGMVASSFSRSLSQLYLTAGMITGLGMCFSFQSSITMLGFYFIRRRVLANALASMGVSLGVTLWPPFANYLLEDLGWRGTFLVFGGIFLHCCVCGAVLRPVATNTSPETGEDPSPPSKTPAHGCLATCGLVVRHHLAFDILWHNMGYCVYTLGVTWMSLGFLLPHIFLVPYARWHGVAEDRAALLVSIFGFCNIFLRPVAGLVVGRQRFASCRKYLFSLAVLLNGLTNLVCTVSADFWVLVGYCLVYSVSMCGIGILTFQVLMDIVPMDRFPNALGLFTILTGIASLISPPLAGFLLDTSNNFSYVFFMSSFFLISSALFMGGSFYSLQKKQQQGREAKAKGTISEATPVKGPTLEDKDGHKKHLCPEVMYVTSV
- the Slc16a5 gene encoding monocarboxylate transporter 6 isoform X2 is translated as MKKNTKRKRKRRETSWTSNASFRTRGEHLPGPLCGILVGRFGCRVTMMLGGLLASLGMVASSFSRSLSQLYLTAGMITGLGMCFSFQSSITMLGFYFIRRRVLANALASMGVSLGVTLWPPFANYLLEDLGWRGTFLVFGGIFLHCCVCGAVLRPVATNTSPETGEDPSPPSKTPAHGCLATCGLVVRHHLAFDILWHNMGYCVYTLGVTWMSLGFLLPHIFLVPYARWHGVAEDRAALLVSIFGFCNIFLRPVAGLVVGRQRFASCRKYLFSLAVLLNGLTNLVCTVSADFWVLVGYCLVYSVSMCGIGILTFQVLMDIVPMDRFPNALGLFTILTGIASLISPPLAGFLLDTSNNFSYVFFMSSFFLISSALFMGGSFYSLQKKQQQGREAKAKGTISEATPVKGPTLEDKDGHKKHLCPEVMYVTSV
- the Slc16a5 gene encoding monocarboxylate transporter 6 isoform X4, with the protein product MPGALERADGSWAWVVLLASLVTHALTLAFPTCIGVFFTDLQHDFQASNSETSWFPSILMAMLHAGGPLCGILVGRFGCRVTMMLGGLLASLGMVASSFSRSLSQLYLTAGMITGLGMCFSFQSSITMLGFYFIRRRVLANALASMGVSLGVTLWPPFANYLLEDLGWRGTFLVFGGIFLHCCVCGAVLRPVATNTSPETGEDPSPPSKTPAHGCLATCGLVVRHHLAFDILWHNMGYCVYTLGVTWMSLGFLLPHIFLVPYARWHGVAEDRAALLVSIFGFCNIFLRPVAGLVVGRQRFASCRKYLFSLAVLLNGLTNLVCTVSADFWVLVGYCLVYSVSMCGIGILTFQVLMDIVPMDRFPNALGLFTILTGIASLISPPLAEKWG